One stretch of Pseudomonadota bacterium DNA includes these proteins:
- a CDS encoding 50S ribosomal protein L21, which produces MFAVIKTGGKQYRVAADDVIQIDKLGQDPSSQVVFENVLMVGGEGDVSVGSPFVDGASVVGEVLENKRGRKIIILKKRRRQNSRRKNGHRQDFSVVKITDILTGGAKPKVAKKAAPKKAETKAEPKAETPKAETPKAETPKAEAPKAEAAKPVPAAELPEGALFAAPAGAPDDLKKISGVGPVLEKKLNALGITTFAQVAAFTPEDIAKVDDALSFKGRIERDNWLDQAAELAKGE; this is translated from the coding sequence ATGTTCGCAGTCATCAAAACCGGCGGGAAGCAATACCGCGTCGCCGCCGATGATGTCATTCAAATCGATAAGCTTGGCCAGGACCCTTCGAGCCAGGTCGTTTTTGAGAACGTCCTGATGGTTGGCGGCGAAGGCGACGTCAGCGTGGGTTCGCCCTTCGTTGATGGCGCTTCGGTCGTTGGCGAAGTGCTTGAGAACAAGCGCGGCCGCAAGATCATCATTCTGAAGAAGCGCCGCCGCCAGAACTCGCGGCGCAAGAATGGCCATCGTCAGGATTTCTCTGTTGTCAAGATTACGGACATTCTGACCGGTGGTGCGAAGCCGAAGGTAGCTAAGAAGGCCGCGCCCAAAAAAGCCGAAACCAAAGCCGAGCCCAAGGCTGAAACACCAAAGGCTGAAACACCAAAGGCCGAAACTCCCAAGGCCGAGGCGCCCAAAGCTGAAGCAGCAAAGCCGGTACCAGCTGCTGAATTGCCCGAAGGTGCATTGTTTGCAGCACCTGCCGGTGCGCCCGACGATCTCAAGAAGATCTCCGGCGTTGGCCCGGTTCTTGAGAAGAAGCTGAACGCGTTGGGTATCACCACCTTCGCGCAGGTCGCAGCCTTCACGCCGGAAGACATTGCAAAGGTGGATGATGCTCTGTCCTTCAAGGGGCGCATCGAACGTGATAATTGGCTTGATCAAGCTGCAGAACTCGCAAAGGGCGAGTAG
- the rpmA gene encoding 50S ribosomal protein L27 translates to MAHKKAGGSSRNGRDTAGRRLGVKKFGGEVVTAGNIIVRQRGTKWHPGTNMGMGKDHTLFALTDGTVSFAKKRDGNTYVSIDPFAEAAE, encoded by the coding sequence ATGGCACACAAAAAAGCAGGCGGTTCATCGCGCAACGGACGCGATACAGCGGGCCGCCGCCTTGGCGTGAAGAAATTCGGTGGCGAGGTCGTCACCGCCGGCAACATCATCGTGCGCCAGCGCGGCACGAAATGGCACCCAGGCACGAACATGGGCATGGGCAAGGACCATACCCTGTTCGCTCTGACAGACGGTACCGTGTCGTTCGCCAAGAAGCGTGACGGCAACACCTATGTTTCCATCGACCCGTTTGCCGAAGCCGCCGAATAG
- a CDS encoding GNAT family N-acetyltransferase — MSSTHRPKVSLRRFRLDDADRLARLLNDPEVTEMTSMIPYPYARSDAEAYLSDVRNESGRKVSRAIEADGALVGGISLAPRQLGDSELGYWIGREYWGKGIASKAVGLFLTLLDSEGVAGPYDAQTVASNVASQRVLEKNGFRFVGSSSCFTPARETDSKPSKVYVLDRVEPAGDAP, encoded by the coding sequence ATGTCCTCCACCCATCGCCCAAAGGTCAGTTTGCGCCGCTTTCGGCTTGACGATGCCGATCGGTTGGCACGGCTTCTCAACGATCCTGAGGTCACCGAGATGACCTCGATGATCCCGTACCCCTATGCGCGGTCCGACGCGGAGGCCTATCTGTCGGACGTGCGCAATGAGTCCGGCCGCAAGGTTAGTCGGGCGATCGAGGCAGATGGCGCGCTGGTTGGCGGCATCAGCCTCGCTCCGCGCCAACTTGGCGACAGCGAACTGGGCTATTGGATTGGTCGCGAGTACTGGGGCAAAGGCATCGCAAGCAAAGCCGTGGGCCTGTTTCTTACCCTGCTTGACTCTGAGGGCGTTGCGGGGCCTTACGACGCGCAAACTGTTGCGAGCAACGTCGCTTCACAGCGCGTTCTGGAGAAGAACGGGTTTCGCTTTGTCGGCTCCTCAAGCTGTTTCACGCCCGCGCGCGAAACCGACAGCAAGCCTTCCAAGGTGTATGTTCTCGATCGTGTCGAGCCCGCCGGAGATGCGCCATGA
- the obgE gene encoding GTPase ObgE — protein sequence MKFLDQAKIYVKAGDGGAGCVSFRREKYIEFGGPDGGDGGRGGDVWAECVAGLNTLIDYRYQQHFKAKKGIHGMGRNRTGSKGDDVVLKLPVGTQIIDVESEEVLADMTEVGQRVLLFEGGNGGFGNAHFKSSTNQAPRNANPGLEGEEAWLILKLKLIADAGLVGLPNAGKSTFLAANSAAKPKIADYPFTTLHPNLGVVRQDDREFVLADIPGLIEGASEGVGLGDRFLSHVERCKVLIHLVDGTQDDVGEAYDVIRGELNAYGHGLSEKPELVALSKCDALDDDARAQALAALGKASGKRPFAISAASGEGVPELLRACVRLLDDDAGQADDDYPREEAGGWRP from the coding sequence ATGAAGTTTCTCGACCAGGCGAAAATCTATGTGAAGGCAGGCGACGGCGGTGCCGGCTGTGTCTCCTTCCGCCGCGAGAAGTATATCGAGTTCGGCGGGCCGGACGGCGGTGATGGCGGACGGGGCGGCGATGTCTGGGCAGAATGCGTTGCCGGTCTCAACACGCTGATTGACTACCGCTACCAGCAGCACTTCAAAGCCAAAAAAGGCATCCACGGCATGGGCCGCAACCGGACGGGTTCGAAGGGCGACGATGTCGTCCTGAAGCTGCCCGTCGGTACGCAGATCATCGATGTGGAGAGCGAAGAGGTGTTGGCCGACATGACCGAAGTCGGACAAAGGGTGCTCCTGTTCGAAGGCGGCAATGGCGGCTTCGGCAATGCGCACTTCAAGTCATCGACAAACCAGGCGCCGCGTAACGCGAACCCAGGCCTTGAGGGCGAAGAGGCTTGGCTGATCTTGAAGCTCAAGCTGATCGCGGATGCCGGTCTGGTGGGTCTGCCCAATGCTGGAAAATCAACTTTTCTCGCGGCGAATAGCGCCGCCAAGCCCAAGATCGCCGATTACCCTTTCACCACGCTGCACCCCAATCTTGGTGTGGTCCGGCAGGACGATCGTGAATTCGTGCTGGCGGACATCCCGGGGCTGATTGAGGGCGCTTCGGAGGGCGTCGGACTTGGCGACCGTTTTCTCAGCCATGTGGAACGCTGCAAGGTGCTCATTCATCTGGTGGATGGCACGCAAGACGATGTGGGCGAAGCTTACGACGTGATCCGCGGCGAGCTCAACGCTTATGGTCATGGGCTGAGCGAGAAGCCCGAACTGGTGGCGCTGTCAAAGTGCGATGCGCTTGACGATGACGCACGCGCACAGGCGCTGGCTGCACTCGGCAAAGCGTCGGGTAAGCGGCCATTTGCGATCTCCGCCGCATCGGGAGAAGGCGTTCCCGAACTGTTGCGTGCCTGCGTTCGCCTGCTTGATGATGATGCGGGGCAGGCCGACGATGATTATCCACGTGAGGAGGCAGGTGGATGGCGGCCCTGA
- the proB gene encoding glutamate 5-kinase: MAALNFLPLSRHKRIVIKIGSSLLVDAETGSLKAAWLDSLADDLVELASHKCQIVIVSSGAIALGRVMLGMKTRPEKLEDAQAAAAVGQIALARAYFDVLGAHGLVAGQVLLTLSDTEARRRYLNARATISTMLTRGSIPVVNENDTVATNEIRYGDNDRLAARVATMIGADALILLSDIDGLYTAPPDRDASARHISHVPRITAQIEAMAGSEGSNLSRGGMKTKIDAAKMATAAGTAMVIASGKTLNPLAAIDQGAPCTWFSPHGTPATAYKRWLAGSLDPHGDLIVDPGARDALLAGKSLLPAGVRQVTGSFERGDAVRIVGTDGAEIARGLVAYDSADAAKLAGRRTGEIESILGYAGRSAMVHRDDMALTAAVSNADLAPAGPGADRDGKRVVGG; the protein is encoded by the coding sequence ATGGCGGCCCTGAATTTCCTGCCACTTTCCAGACACAAGCGGATCGTCATCAAAATCGGTTCGTCGCTCCTGGTGGATGCTGAAACCGGTTCCTTGAAGGCCGCTTGGCTCGACAGCCTGGCCGATGACCTTGTCGAGCTCGCCAGCCACAAGTGTCAGATCGTCATCGTGTCATCGGGCGCTATCGCGCTTGGCCGTGTGATGCTGGGTATGAAGACCCGACCGGAAAAGCTTGAAGATGCGCAAGCAGCGGCAGCAGTGGGGCAGATCGCACTGGCGCGGGCTTACTTCGATGTGCTGGGCGCGCATGGGTTGGTGGCGGGGCAGGTCCTTTTGACCTTATCGGACACCGAGGCGCGGCGGCGGTACCTCAACGCACGAGCCACCATTTCGACCATGCTGACGCGCGGCTCGATACCGGTGGTCAACGAGAATGATACGGTGGCAACAAACGAGATCCGCTACGGCGACAATGACCGTCTTGCCGCGCGGGTCGCGACGATGATCGGGGCGGATGCGCTGATCTTGCTGTCCGACATTGACGGGCTGTACACCGCCCCTCCGGACCGCGATGCCAGCGCTCGCCACATAAGCCATGTGCCACGCATTACCGCCCAGATCGAGGCGATGGCCGGCAGCGAAGGGTCGAACCTGTCGCGCGGCGGCATGAAGACGAAGATCGACGCTGCGAAGATGGCGACGGCTGCCGGGACGGCCATGGTGATCGCGTCGGGCAAAACGCTCAATCCGCTTGCAGCCATTGATCAGGGCGCGCCTTGCACGTGGTTCTCGCCGCACGGAACACCCGCGACGGCCTACAAGCGATGGCTTGCCGGGTCGCTCGATCCGCACGGCGACCTGATTGTCGATCCGGGGGCGCGGGACGCGCTGCTGGCGGGCAAGTCGCTGCTGCCGGCCGGCGTACGACAGGTCACAGGATCGTTCGAGCGGGGCGATGCGGTGCGGATTGTTGGTACCGACGGGGCGGAGATAGCACGTGGCCTCGTGGCCTACGATAGCGCGGACGCTGCCAAGCTTGCGGGTCGGCGCACCGGAGAAATCGAAAGCATTTTGGGCTATGCGGGTCGCAGCGCGATGGTCCATCGCGATGATATGGCCTTGACGGCGGCGGTTTCGAACGCCGATCTGGCGCCTGCCGGTCCGGGTGCGGATAGGGATGGCAAGAGAGTGGTGGGGGGATAA
- a CDS encoding glutamate-5-semialdehyde dehydrogenase, with amino-acid sequence MALLDTGADVDVLALMQEMGDRARAAATAIAQAPTEVKNDALRAIATNIRAQGDAILAANARDLAAMQGRNVARSYQERATLNDARLEAIAQAAEQIADLPDPVGDQMARWERPNGLDVARVRTPLGVIGIIFESRPNVTVDAAALCMKAGNAAILRGGSDTIETNQALHGAIAEGLEAVGLPADVVQLVPVTDRQAVGAMLTGLNGTIDVIVPRGGKSLVARVQDEARVPVFSHLEGICHVYVDVAADLAMAKQIVVNAKMRRTSICGAAETLLIDRSSADRFALPLVQALQEAGCAVRGDADIVAMAQGVTRATEEDWATEYLDAIISVALVDGVDGALTHIARYGSSHTESIITEDADAAARFLNRCDSAIVMHNASTQFADGGEFGMGAEIGIATGRMHARGPVGLEQLTSFHYVVRGSGQTRPS; translated from the coding sequence ATGGCATTACTCGATACTGGCGCGGACGTGGATGTGCTCGCGTTGATGCAGGAGATGGGCGACCGTGCGCGGGCGGCGGCGACAGCGATCGCTCAGGCACCGACCGAGGTGAAGAACGATGCTCTGCGGGCTATAGCGACAAATATTCGCGCGCAGGGCGATGCGATCCTTGCCGCCAACGCGCGCGATCTGGCGGCGATGCAGGGGCGGAACGTTGCCAGGTCCTATCAGGAGCGGGCAACGCTGAACGACGCGCGCCTCGAAGCCATCGCGCAGGCTGCGGAGCAAATCGCGGACCTGCCCGATCCGGTCGGCGACCAAATGGCCCGTTGGGAGCGGCCCAACGGGCTCGATGTTGCGCGGGTTCGCACACCGCTTGGGGTTATCGGGATCATCTTCGAATCGCGGCCGAATGTGACCGTCGACGCCGCCGCCCTGTGCATGAAGGCGGGCAATGCAGCGATCCTGCGTGGCGGCTCGGATACGATCGAGACCAATCAGGCTCTGCACGGCGCGATCGCCGAGGGGCTTGAAGCGGTTGGCCTGCCAGCCGATGTCGTTCAGCTGGTGCCCGTGACCGATCGTCAGGCGGTTGGTGCGATGCTCACCGGTTTGAACGGGACCATTGATGTGATCGTGCCACGCGGCGGCAAGTCTCTGGTCGCGCGGGTTCAGGACGAAGCGCGCGTCCCCGTCTTCTCGCATCTTGAAGGCATCTGTCATGTCTATGTGGATGTTGCTGCCGACCTCGCCATGGCCAAACAGATTGTGGTGAACGCCAAGATGCGGCGCACATCGATCTGCGGTGCAGCGGAGACCTTGCTAATCGATCGCTCATCGGCGGATCGGTTCGCGCTGCCGCTGGTGCAGGCTTTGCAGGAGGCGGGATGTGCCGTTCGCGGCGATGCAGACATCGTGGCGATGGCGCAGGGTGTAACGCGCGCGACCGAAGAGGATTGGGCGACGGAATATCTTGACGCGATCATTTCGGTCGCGCTGGTAGACGGTGTCGATGGCGCGCTTACCCACATCGCCCGTTACGGCTCGTCCCACACCGAGAGCATCATCACCGAGGATGCGGATGCGGCGGCGCGGTTTCTGAACCGCTGCGACAGCGCCATCGTGATGCACAACGCCTCAACGCAGTTCGCCGATGGTGGCGAGTTCGGGATGGGCGCCGAGATCGGCATCGCCACAGGCCGGATGCATGCGCGCGGGCCGGTTGGCCTTGAGCAGCTGACAAGCTTTCACTATGTGGTGCGGGGCAGCGGTCAGACCCGGCCATCCTAG
- a CDS encoding nicotinate-nucleotide adenylyltransferase translates to MVRSHPPRKVRLPAVGAGQSVGLYGGSFDPMHDGHLLVADRALKALRLDWVWWLVTPGNPLKTHDPASDLDARIVAIRQQAPHPRRKVLGVEAELGVRYTADTVAMLSAMRPDVRFVWLMGADNLASFHRWNAWRTIAETLPIAVIDRPGARHASLSSRFAQTFKDCRLDSDDAARIAQIEPPVWTFVRGPLSTTSSTALRAQNAAGISEAE, encoded by the coding sequence GTGGTCCGGTCGCACCCTCCGCGTAAGGTTCGGCTACCAGCCGTTGGGGCGGGCCAGTCGGTCGGGCTCTATGGCGGCTCGTTCGATCCGATGCATGACGGGCACCTGCTGGTCGCCGACCGCGCGCTCAAGGCGCTGCGGCTTGATTGGGTCTGGTGGCTGGTGACGCCGGGCAATCCGCTCAAGACCCATGATCCCGCGAGCGACCTCGACGCCCGTATCGTCGCCATTCGGCAGCAGGCGCCTCACCCGCGCCGCAAGGTGCTTGGCGTGGAAGCGGAGCTTGGCGTTCGCTACACGGCCGATACGGTCGCGATGCTGTCGGCCATGCGCCCCGATGTGCGCTTCGTCTGGCTGATGGGTGCCGACAATCTGGCCAGCTTCCATCGCTGGAACGCCTGGCGCACCATTGCGGAAACCTTGCCAATAGCCGTGATCGACAGACCCGGCGCGCGCCATGCCAGCCTGTCATCGCGCTTCGCACAGACTTTCAAGGATTGTCGCCTCGACAGCGATGATGCTGCCCGCATCGCGCAGATCGAGCCACCGGTCTGGACGTTCGTCCGCGGCCCTCTGTCGACCACCTCATCCACGGCGTTGCGCGCGCAAAACGCGGCGGGCATCTCCGAAGCAGAATGA
- the rsfS gene encoding ribosome silencing factor — MQGLSLLATVQATLEDSKAEDVITIDLEGKSALADTMLIASGRSHRHVSAVADHVQRALKDAGHGSPRVEGLPHADWVLIDAGDVILHLFRPEVREFYNMEKLWDDSFSADA; from the coding sequence TTGCAAGGGCTGTCGCTCCTTGCCACCGTCCAGGCCACCTTGGAGGACTCCAAGGCAGAGGACGTCATTACCATCGATCTTGAAGGCAAATCCGCGCTCGCCGATACGATGCTTATCGCGTCGGGTCGCTCGCATCGCCACGTCTCGGCGGTCGCCGACCATGTGCAGCGCGCCCTCAAAGATGCCGGCCATGGCAGCCCACGTGTTGAGGGCTTGCCTCACGCGGACTGGGTCCTGATCGATGCGGGTGATGTGATCCTGCACCTGTTCCGACCGGAGGTGCGCGAGTTCTACAACATGGAAAAACTCTGGGACGACAGTTTTTCCGCAGACGCTTAG
- the rlmH gene encoding 23S rRNA (pseudouridine(1915)-N(3))-methyltransferase RlmH, translated as MIMLAAVGRMKAGPERQLFDRYWQRSQPLARKLGFGDLALAELREASGAGADQRKAAEAQALFDKLPDTGALIAFDERGKSLSSPAFATMLADHREDRRPIAAVIGGPDGLDASVRKKATNVIGFGALTIPHQLVRVLVAEQVYRALTMLDGHPYHRD; from the coding sequence ATGATCATGCTGGCGGCGGTTGGCCGAATGAAGGCCGGCCCCGAACGGCAGCTCTTCGACCGTTACTGGCAGCGTTCGCAGCCGCTGGCGAGGAAACTGGGCTTCGGTGACCTTGCCTTGGCGGAGTTGCGCGAAGCATCGGGCGCAGGTGCGGATCAGCGCAAGGCAGCCGAAGCGCAAGCGCTGTTCGACAAGCTGCCCGATACCGGCGCCCTGATCGCGTTTGACGAGCGCGGCAAGAGTTTATCCTCGCCGGCTTTTGCCACCATGCTCGCAGATCATCGGGAAGACCGAAGGCCCATCGCGGCGGTTATCGGAGGCCCTGACGGTCTGGACGCGTCGGTCCGCAAGAAAGCAACAAACGTCATCGGGTTTGGCGCACTGACCATACCGCACCAGCTTGTGCGGGTTCTCGTCGCCGAACAAGTGTACCGTGCCCTGACGATGCTTGACGGCCACCCCTATCATCGCGATTGA
- a CDS encoding peptidoglycan DD-metalloendopeptidase family protein: MRLRVLLLVVYAALAGPALAQDESVPDPQVRSAELEDERDVATDALERLRANLQAAQARQEMLRAEIEAIDADVGELTDVLIRTTSQAERLTGRIEVQRERIAALEQNKEAIETSLDAQRTRIASLLSAMVRVGREPPPALAVSPGDALRSVRSALLLGVAFPELEAESRALANDLSALADARLALDEALEVLLADAEELQQEEERIELLLAERSRVREENQAVLERERERAALLANDATSLEALLTELESELSSVREAIAEAEAAQEAVPDASDDDALALLRDSSRITPAFAFGSGKGMIQRPVRGVDLLKFGEPDRFGIASEGVHIAARAGARVVAPADGWVLYAGPFRTYGQVVILDVGDGYRMVLAGMSRINVALGQFVLMGEPVATMGNRGSTVLADGTQGAPQPVLFVELREDGRSIDSSAWWAETDSQRTEG; the protein is encoded by the coding sequence ATGCGCCTTCGTGTCTTGCTTCTTGTCGTTTACGCCGCCCTCGCAGGCCCCGCGCTTGCGCAGGATGAGTCCGTGCCGGACCCTCAAGTGCGCTCTGCGGAACTTGAGGATGAGCGCGACGTGGCAACCGATGCGCTCGAGCGCCTGCGGGCAAACCTCCAGGCGGCTCAGGCACGTCAAGAGATGCTGCGGGCCGAGATCGAGGCGATCGACGCGGATGTGGGCGAACTCACCGATGTTCTTATCCGCACGACCAGCCAGGCCGAACGGCTCACGGGGCGCATAGAGGTTCAGCGCGAGCGGATCGCCGCGCTCGAACAGAACAAGGAGGCGATCGAGACGTCCCTTGATGCGCAGCGGACGCGGATTGCTTCGCTCTTGTCGGCAATGGTGCGCGTGGGTCGCGAGCCGCCCCCGGCTCTTGCGGTTTCGCCAGGCGACGCGCTGCGCTCCGTGCGGTCGGCGCTTTTGCTGGGCGTTGCTTTCCCCGAGCTTGAGGCCGAATCACGCGCCCTCGCCAACGATCTGTCTGCCCTTGCCGATGCCCGTCTGGCGCTCGATGAAGCGCTCGAGGTGTTGCTCGCCGATGCCGAGGAACTGCAGCAGGAAGAGGAACGCATCGAGCTGCTGCTCGCCGAGCGGTCGCGCGTGCGCGAAGAAAATCAGGCTGTGCTTGAACGCGAACGCGAACGGGCGGCCTTGCTGGCCAATGACGCGACGTCGCTCGAAGCGCTTTTGACGGAACTTGAAAGCGAACTGTCGTCGGTTCGCGAAGCCATTGCCGAAGCGGAAGCGGCGCAGGAGGCTGTACCCGACGCAAGCGATGATGACGCGCTGGCATTGCTGCGCGATTCCAGCCGGATCACCCCCGCCTTCGCATTCGGGAGTGGCAAGGGAATGATCCAGCGACCGGTGCGCGGAGTTGACCTGTTGAAATTTGGCGAGCCGGACCGATTTGGCATAGCCAGTGAAGGCGTGCATATCGCCGCGCGCGCTGGTGCGCGCGTTGTCGCACCCGCCGATGGCTGGGTGCTGTATGCTGGACCTTTTCGCACCTACGGCCAGGTTGTCATCCTGGACGTGGGAGATGGCTACCGGATGGTGCTTGCTGGGATGAGCCGTATAAATGTCGCATTGGGCCAGTTTGTGCTGATGGGTGAACCGGTTGCCACGATGGGCAATCGGGGATCGACGGTTCTGGCAGACGGCACACAAGGTGCGCCGCAGCCGGTCTTGTTTGTCGAATTACGAGAGGATGGACGTTCTATCGATTCTTCGGCATGGTGGGCGGAAACAGACAGTCAAAGGACTGAGGGATGA
- a CDS encoding S41 family peptidase, with protein MIKKLPVFALGLVLGVAVTFGVTHYRLGPIGAQAQTGAETFNQLKLFGDVFERVLNDYVEPQAEAELIENALDGMLSALDPHSAYLGPEAFEDIQEQTRGEFGGLGIQVTMEEGFVKVVSPIDETPAARAGILANDLIVELDGEDVQGMTLADAVERMRGIVGTEIVLRVRREGAEDFEVTLERDTIRIASVRSRLEGDVGYLRITNFSGQTGEGLEQAILELNEEAEEEGVELSGYLLDLRNNPGGLVNQALEVSDAFLDRGEIVSIRGRDESETRRYNARSGDMVGGLPVVVLINGGSASASEIVAGALQDHRRATLVGSLSFGKGSVQTVIPMSANSAVRLTTARYYTPSGRSIQARGIDPDIEVLQENLPEELVGLDEPGGEAALDGHLSNEDDDERSGSSVYVPADTELDTQLQYGLSLLRGQEVHAAFPPDPNAPLPN; from the coding sequence ATGATCAAAAAATTGCCAGTCTTCGCGCTCGGCCTTGTGCTCGGCGTGGCAGTGACCTTCGGGGTCACCCACTACCGGCTCGGGCCGATTGGTGCGCAAGCGCAAACCGGGGCGGAAACGTTCAATCAGCTTAAGTTGTTCGGGGATGTCTTCGAGCGTGTGCTCAACGACTATGTGGAACCCCAGGCCGAAGCTGAGCTTATAGAAAATGCGCTTGATGGCATGCTCAGTGCACTTGATCCGCATTCTGCCTATCTTGGTCCTGAAGCGTTCGAAGATATTCAGGAACAGACGCGCGGCGAGTTTGGCGGTCTTGGTATCCAGGTGACGATGGAAGAAGGCTTCGTGAAGGTCGTCTCACCCATCGATGAAACCCCGGCTGCACGCGCTGGCATCCTCGCCAATGATCTGATCGTTGAACTTGATGGCGAGGACGTTCAGGGCATGACGCTGGCCGATGCGGTCGAACGGATGCGCGGCATTGTTGGCACCGAAATCGTGTTGCGTGTCCGTCGTGAAGGCGCTGAAGATTTTGAAGTGACGCTGGAGCGCGATACCATTCGTATCGCCTCGGTCCGCAGCCGCCTTGAGGGTGACGTTGGTTATCTGCGCATCACCAACTTTTCCGGACAGACGGGCGAAGGCCTCGAACAAGCGATACTTGAGCTGAACGAGGAAGCCGAGGAGGAGGGCGTCGAGCTCTCCGGCTACCTGCTTGATTTGCGCAACAACCCCGGTGGGCTGGTGAACCAGGCGCTCGAAGTGTCGGACGCCTTCCTCGATCGCGGTGAGATCGTTTCTATCCGTGGTCGTGATGAGTCCGAGACACGTCGCTACAACGCGCGCTCGGGCGATATGGTTGGCGGTTTGCCGGTTGTTGTGTTGATCAATGGCGGTTCGGCGTCAGCATCGGAGATCGTTGCGGGTGCTCTGCAAGATCATCGTCGGGCGACCCTTGTGGGTTCGTTGAGCTTCGGCAAAGGGTCGGTTCAAACGGTGATCCCCATGTCGGCCAACTCGGCTGTTCGGTTGACGACCGCGCGCTATTACACGCCATCTGGCCGGTCCATCCAGGCGCGGGGCATCGACCCGGATATCGAGGTTCTGCAGGAGAATTTGCCTGAGGAACTTGTCGGTCTTGATGAGCCCGGCGGGGAAGCAGCTCTAGATGGCCACTTGTCCAATGAGGATGATGACGAACGCTCCGGTTCCTCGGTGTACGTCCCGGCGGATACGGAACTTGATACGCAGTTGCAGTACGGCTTGAGCCTGCTGCGCGGTCAAGAAGTTCATGCGGCATTCCCGCCAGATCCGAATGCACCTTTGCCAAACTGA
- a CDS encoding divergent polysaccharide deacetylase family protein, translating into MSAELASDLHTPIMPKKREPGALMKRIKALGALLVRAGAVFLLIVVAALALWIIVTDDEFGGEPIAVAPITVPGERSGDVGEPSDRPQMLRGSGDSTEQTDGPRIIRVPQQAMEPASPAELGRALQNASAAPRFDPQGGLRALADPALVERFDADSFIPTIGAGGERPLDAYARPLEAGTVAPGQHRIAIIVSGLAMSQTATQEVINRLPGAMTLSFAPYGNSLGRWTQRARAAGHEYLIEVPMEPFDYPNNDPGPHTLLASLDAQANIERLHWALSRVSTPVGFMNYMGSRFASEEALLEPIVTDTLGRGLMIVDDGRSARSRLTAAAGEGQPAVRADVVIDAQGDTESIAARLSQLEAFARQRGSAIGVASALPITISTLEEWSQTLSAKGIALVPVSSLARFE; encoded by the coding sequence ATGTCTGCGGAACTCGCGTCGGATCTGCATACGCCCATTATGCCAAAAAAGCGGGAGCCGGGTGCGCTGATGAAGCGCATTAAGGCGCTTGGCGCTTTGCTGGTGCGCGCTGGCGCTGTTTTCCTTCTGATCGTGGTGGCTGCGCTCGCCTTGTGGATTATAGTCACCGATGACGAGTTTGGTGGCGAGCCGATCGCCGTGGCCCCCATCACGGTTCCTGGTGAACGCAGCGGTGATGTTGGAGAGCCATCTGATAGACCACAGATGTTGCGTGGATCGGGCGACAGCACCGAGCAAACGGATGGTCCGCGGATTATCCGCGTGCCGCAACAGGCCATGGAGCCCGCATCTCCCGCCGAACTGGGGCGCGCGTTGCAAAACGCGTCCGCTGCACCGCGGTTTGATCCCCAGGGGGGGTTGCGCGCACTGGCCGATCCCGCGCTGGTTGAACGGTTTGATGCCGATAGCTTCATTCCAACCATCGGGGCAGGTGGCGAAAGGCCGCTGGACGCGTACGCCCGTCCGCTCGAAGCGGGTACGGTGGCACCGGGGCAGCATCGGATTGCGATTATCGTTTCAGGCCTCGCGATGAGCCAGACGGCAACGCAGGAGGTGATCAACCGGCTACCCGGCGCGATGACCTTGTCGTTCGCGCCCTATGGCAATTCGCTCGGTCGTTGGACACAGCGCGCGCGGGCGGCGGGTCATGAGTACTTGATCGAAGTGCCGATGGAGCCGTTCGATTACCCCAATAATGATCCTGGCCCGCACACGTTGCTCGCGTCACTTGATGCGCAAGCGAATATCGAGCGCCTGCACTGGGCTCTTTCGCGGGTTTCGACGCCGGTCGGCTTCATGAACTACATGGGCAGCCGGTTTGCCTCGGAAGAAGCGTTGCTCGAGCCTATTGTGACAGACACACTGGGGCGTGGATTGATGATTGTCGATGATGGTCGCTCGGCGCGTAGCCGATTGACGGCTGCAGCGGGCGAGGGTCAGCCTGCCGTGCGGGCGGATGTGGTGATTGATGCGCAAGGCGATACGGAATCGATTGCCGCAAGGCTGTCCCAACTGGAAGCGTTTGCGCGGCAGCGTGGTTCGGCGATCGGCGTCGCCTCCGCATTGCCCATTACGATCTCGACGCTCGAAGAGTGGTCGCAGACCCTATCGGCGAAGGGCATTGCGCTGGTGCCGGTCTCATCGCTTGCCCGTTTTGAGTAG